Genomic segment of Kiritimatiellia bacterium:
GACGAACAGGCCGACGGCCTGGCCGAGGACGATGACCGGATCCTTGCGCCAGAGGGCGTAGAACAGCAACAGGCCGCCGCCGCCGAGGGAGAGATACCAGAACGACAACGGGACCACGGAGCGCCCTTTTTTCTCGGAGGCGAGCCATTGCACGAGAAAGCGCGAGAAGAACAACGTTTGGCCGAGCAAGCCGAGCAGGCCGATCGGGTGGGCCAGGACGTCCAGGAAATGTTTCAGCGTGTCCATCGCAGGGGCTCCGTTTGGATCGACCGATGGCGTTTTTGCATCCAGCGGACCGCCCAGAGATCCCAGAGGGATTCCTTGAGGCGGCCCCAGTTGGTGTACTTGCTTTGGCCCGCGGCGCGCGGGCGGTGGTGCACGGGGATTTCCGAAATGCGCGCGCCGGCCATGCCAAGCAGCGCCGGAATGAACCGGTGCAGGCCGCGGAACTGCAGGGGCAGATGGCCGGCCCATTCGGCGCGGAACGCCTTGAGGGTGCAGCCGGTGTCGCGGATGGTTTCGCGCAGGACGCGGTTGCGGACGGCGTTGGCGAGGCGGCTGCCGATGCGCTTGGAC
This window contains:
- a CDS encoding lipid-A-disaccharide synthase N-terminal domain-containing protein is translated as MDTLKHFLDVLAHPIGLLGLLGQTLFFSRFLVQWLASEKKGRSVVPLSFWYLSLGGGGLLLFYALWRKDPVIVLGQAVGLFVYVRNLMLIHRRQAPAAADAA